The genomic segment ACAACCTGAACCTGCGTGGGGTGCTGACCTATCCACTTTACACGGGCGGCCGAACCCGGGCGGGTCGGGAGGGAGCAAAGGCTCGATCCGAGATGGCCGAGGCTCAAGCCGAGCAAGTTCGCCACACCCTGGCCTTTGAAGTCGCTCGCACCTTTTACACAGTCCATAAGACGCGATCGGTGGTCGAGGTGGCGGAGGCGGGATTGAAGTCGTTTGAGGGACACCTTCAAGTCGCCCGCCAGCGGCTGCAGAGCGGAGCCATTCTTCGCAGTGAGGTTTTGGATCTGCAAGTGCGTGTTGCCCAAGCCCGCGAGGAACTGGTGCGCTCTCGGAACGCGCACGCGATCGCCGAGCATGCGTTGTGCAACCTGTTGGGAATGGACCCGGGGGCGTTGAGCCTGGAGGGGACGGTGATGGAACTGCCGCCTCCGGCCGACGGCGATGCGTCGCGGCGTCCGGAGTGGCGTGTGATTCAGGCCCTGAGGCGGAGCGCCGACCAGGAGGTTCTGCGGGCTAGAGCGGGCTATCAGCCACGCGTCTCGGCATTCGGCAGCCTGGACTCCGACTCCGGCTGGAAAACCGATGGAAATGGCCGGAGCTACACCGCGGGACTCATGGTTCAGTGGGATGTCTGGGATGGCAAGCTGACCCAATCGAGAGTAGCTGAAGCCCGAGCCAACGCCGATGCCGTCCAGGAACAGGAGCAGAAGCTGCGGCTCTCCATCGATTTCGAATTAGCCGAGGCGCGTGTGCAGCTAGAAGGCGCGACGGAGCGATTGGCTGTGAGCGGGGCCGCCATTGCTCAGGCGGAGGAGAGTGTGGCCCTGAGCCGTGCCCGATTTGAACAAGGACTCGCGCTCGGCCTGCAACTGACGGATGCGCAGACGGCCCTCACCACGGCCCGTGTGCGACAGGTCGAAGCTCGAGCCGACCAGCGCATTGCTATCGCGGCCTTGCGTCGGGCGCTCGGGTTATCCCAAGTTGCCCCAGTTCCTTAACCTGCTGCCTTTCATGAAACCAAACCTTCTGCTCGCTCTGTCCGCCTTGGCGCTGCTCGCGCTCGGGACCGGATGTCGACATCACGAACCGAATCCGGGTTCGACCGAAACCCTTCCTTCGGCCTTGGTGACCGTCCATCGGTTGGAGGCTCGGGAGACTGAGCTCATCGAGGAAACCATGGGCACGGTTAGGTCCAAGCGCCAAGCGAGGATCGAAGCGAAGGTCTCGGGCCGTGTTCTCGAGGTTTTGGTGGTCGTGGGACAGACCGTCCGTGCCGGTGAGGTTTTGGTGAGGCTCGAGGTGTCCGAGACTCGGGCTCGCCTGGAGCAGGCTAGGGCTGTCGATGAGCAAGCTCGTAATGACTTCAGGCGCATGGCCTCCCTGTTAGAGCGCCAGGCGGCTACGCCCGCGGAGTTTGAGTCCATCCAAGCGCGGGCTCGAGCGGCAGCGGCGGCGGTCAAAGAATTAGAATCGCTGGCCGGAAATGGCGAGATCGCCGCTCCCTTTGACGCGGTGGTCACCTCAAAATCCGTCGAGACGGGCGATCTGGCGATGCCAGGGAAACTATTGTTTGAGTTGGAGGATCCTCAGGCAATGCGTTTGGAGGTGCAGGTTGGGGAGTCCCTGATCCGCCACCTTCAAGCGGGCCAGGCTCTGCCCGTGCGAGCTCCCTCTTGGGACGGGCCGCTGCAAGGGGTGGTGAGCGAGATCTCGCCAGCCGCGGATCCAGCCAGCCGAACCCTTCTCGTGAAGCTGGATCTTCCACCGACCCCCGGGCTCAGATCTGGGGCCTTTGCGCGTGTGGATCTGCCAGGGGGCAAGGCGAAATCGCTTCGAGTGCCCAGCGTTGCGGTGATTCCGCGCGGTCAGCTGGAGCTTGTGTTCGTGGCTGCGGAGGGACACGCCCGGCTGCGCCTGGTGAAAAGCGGTCGTGTGAGCGGCGCGGAGACAGAGTTGCTCGCCGGGGTTTCGGCGGGAGAGAGCGTGGTCGTGGAAGGTGCTTCCGGACTTCGTGACGGCCAACCCATCACTGTTCAACCATGAGTCAGTCCTCCTCCCAATCGACCCCGGTACCTGGCATCGCTGGCCGAGTGGCGGCGATGTTCTTGGATTCCAAGCTTACTCCCCTGGTGGTACTGGCGTCCGTGCTCTTGGGGTTGGCCGCCGTGGTGCTGCTCCCCCGCGAAGAGGAGCCACAGATCAAGGTTCCGATGATCGACGTGATGGTGGCCATGCCTGGAGCCTCGGCTCAGGAAGTGGAGGAGCGTGCCACTCGTCCGATGGAAAAGCTGCTGTGGGAGATTCCCGGCGTCGAGTATGTTTACTCAACTTCTCGGACCGAGGAGTCACTCGTCATTGTGCGGTTCAAGGTTGGTCAGGATCCGGAACTGAGCCTGGCGCGCCTGAGTGAGAAGCTTCGCTCGAACTTCGATCGGATCCCTCCGGGTGTCTCCTTTCCCTTGATCAAGCCTAAGAGCATCGATGACGTGCCGATCCTGGCCCTGACCTTTCATTCCTCCCGTTATGATCATCTGACCCTGGGACGGTTGGCGGCCCAGGTGGACGACGCCGTCAAGCAGGTGCCCTTGGTGGCGGAGACGATGTTAATTGGCGGCGTACGGCGGCAATTGCGTGTGATCTTGGATCCGCTTCGGCTGGCGGCTCGCCAGCTTTCCCTTACCGATCTGGCACCGATCCTCCGTCAGGCCAACCGTCAATCGCGGTCGGGCGAACTGATCTCTGGAGACAGAACCATCCTGATTGAGACCGGGGGCTTTCTTCGCTCGGCTGCGGAAGTAGCCAGCGTGGTGGTGGGGGTTTCCGGGGGGCGGCCAGTCTATTTGCGGGATGTGGCCTCCATCCAGGACGGCGCCGAGGAGCCGGCGAGCTATGTCTTCTTTGGTCGGGGTCGGGAGGAGGATCGTCCGGCGGTCACGTTGAGCGTGGCGAAAAGGCCGGGCGTGAACGCCATTGAGGTGGCCGATGCGGTCCTGCGCAAGGTCGATCAGTTGAAGGGTGTGATTATCCCGGCTGATGTTGAGGTGTCGATCACCCGCCACTACGGGGAGACGGCGGCGGAGAAATCCAATGAACTGCTGTTCCACATGGCCATTGCGGTGGTGAGTGTTTCGCTGCTCATCCTGTTCACGTTGGGATGGCGGGAATCGATCGTGGTGGCGGTGGCGATTCCATCCACCCTCGCCCTCACCCTGCTGGTGTTTTATCTCCAGGGGTTCACGCTGAATCGCATTACCTTGTTTGCCCTGATCTTTAGCATTGGGATCCTGGTCGACGATGCGATTGTGGTGGTGGAGAATTTGGTTCGGCATTTTCGTTTGCCGGAGAACCATTCCCGGGACCGTTTTGTAGTGGCGGCTGAAGCGGTGGGGGAGGTTGGAAATCCAACGATCCTTGCGACCTTTGCCGTGATCGCGGCCGTATTGCCCATGGCATTCGTGGGTGGACTGATGGGTCCCTACATGCGTCCGATTCCGGTGGGGGCGAGCGCGGCGATGTTCTGGTCCCTGCTGATCGCGTTCGTGGTGACGCCTTGGGCGGCGGTGCGGTTGTTGAAGCTCAGAGGTCACGGCCAAACGGCAGTCGATACGGGTGAGGAAGCTCGGCCCCCCACGAGCGCTGAGGCGCATCCGGAGGACGGCTTCACGCGCTTTTATCGTCGGGTGATGGTGCCGCTGTTGATGAAGCGGGGTTGGCGGTACGGGTTTCTGGGCGTGATTTCTCTGCTATTGCTGGGCGCGATGGCGATGGTTCCGCTCGGGTGGGTCAAGGTGAAGATGTTGCCTTTTGACAACAAGTCGGAGTTTCAGATTATCTTGAATATGCCGGAGGGAAGTGTGTTGGAACGCACTGCCCAAGCTGCCCGGGAAATTGCCGCCGTGGTTCGGCAGGAGCCGGAGGTGCTCGATTGTCAGGTGTATGCCGGGACTGCTTCGCCCTTCAATTTTAACGGATTGGTTCGGCACTACTTCATGCGGAGGGGGCCGAACGTCGCGGATGTTCAGGTGAACCTAGTCTCCAAGCATCGGCGCAGCGCGCAGAGTCACGAAGTGGCCAAGCGGGTCCGGTTGCGGATCGCGGACGTGGTCCGCCGCTATGGGGCGCGGGTGGCGGTCGCGGAGGTTCCGCCTGGTCCGCCGGTGCTCCAGACTTTGGTGGCGGAGATCTACGGTCCCAGCGAGAAGGTGCGGGAAGCGCTGGCGGCGAAGGTGCGCGATTTGTTCGCTCGGACGGAGGGGGTGGTGGATGTGGATTGGTATCGCGAGGCCGACCAGGCCCGCGTCCGATTTGTGGTGGATCGGGAGAAGGCGGCCATGCACGGGATCAGCGCGGAGCAGGTTGCCCAGGCCCTGAAGATTGCCGCAGGAACCGAAGTGGTGGACCTCCTGCATGATCCGGTGGAGAAGCGGGACGTCAGCCTGGTGTTGGAGCTGCCCCGGAGCGCGCGGCAGACCCCTGAGGATCTGTTGGGACTGCGGTTGCGCGCGCAGCGAAGCTCAGGCTCCTCGGAGGGCCCGCTGGTTCCCTTGCGTGAGTTGGTCAGGCTGGAACATGGGGTGGCGGAGAAGAGCATCTATCACAAGAACCTGATGCCGGTGACCTATGTGATCGGGGATGTGGCGGGCGCGGTGGAGAGCCCCGTCTATGCGATCTTTCAGATGAATGAGGCCTTGCGCCAGTGGGACATGCGGGAGATGGGAGGCCAGGTCAAGGACCTGGTGCTCTTGAACGCCGCCCAGCCGTTCACGGATGGTCTTCCGACCTTGAAGTGGGATGGAGAGTGGCACATCACGCTCGAGGTGTTTCATGATCTTGGCCTGGCGTTCGCCGCGGTGCTGGTGTTGATCTATGTGCTCATGGTGGGATGGTTTAAGTCCTTTATCACGCCGCTGATCGTGATGGTCGCCATTCCGTTCTCACTCGTGGGTATCCTCCCCGCCCACGCGGCCATGGGTGCGTTTTTCACCGCCACTTCGATGATCGGGTTCATGGCTGGGGCGGGGATTGTGGTCCGCAATTCGATCATTCTGGTCGACTTCATCGAGCTGCGGCTGAGCCATGGTCTTTCGCTTGCTGATGCGGTCGTTGATGCGGGAGCGGTGCGTTTTCGCCCCATGTTGCTGACCGCGATGGCCGTGGTGGTGGGTGCCGCCGTCATTCTGGCCGATCCTATCTTCCAGGGCCTGGCCATTGCGCTCATGGCCGGTGAAATAGCGTCGCTGCTGATCAGCCGCATGGCGGTTCCGATCTTTTATTACTGGGTTCATGCTCGGACTTTCTCACCCCGATCCCAGGACGCTTCGCGAGGCGCTTGACGCATTGGAGTGCGGTAGACCTCTCTCATCTTTGTTGCTAAGAACGCGGACTAGACAAGCTGGAGGAGCTCATCATTCCTTCGGGTGAGTTCCTGAATCTGCGGCCGAGAACCCGCAGGGTTCACAGAGATTAGCCGACGGGTGGCACGCCTTTCAGGGTGCTGTTGAATAGGGGCCGACCAACCGGGGGTGTCGCTGCGCTCCACACCCCGGCTAATGTCTGTGAACCCTGCGGGTTCGAGCCACTGCCGCCCAGGTGAGAAACTCCCGCATCTTCCGATTTGTCTAGTCCGTGTTTTGTGGGCAATCCACTTCCATTTCCGTTTCTGGGTTGATCCCTGGGCTGGATCTGCGAGGTTCGTCGGACTGATGAAATCATTGGGATCTTCTTACGCTGGATTCTATCAACGGATGCTTCTGGGGATCGCGCTCCTGCTCTCACTCACAGGCGGTCGTGAGATCCAGGGAGCCCAGCCTGCGCTTGCGGAGGAGGATGTCGTCGGCGCTTCCCGTTTAGCCGGGCTTGAGTTTTCGGAAGCGGAGGTACACCTGATGATGGCTCGGCTGCAGGATCATCTCAGCGCTGTTGTGGAGATGCGGGGCAGCTCCCTGGCTCTGCCCCAGATGCCCGCGCTTCGATTTGATCCACGGCCTCCGGGCTTCGTCATGCCGGCAGCGGAGTCGGTTTCGTCCTGGCAACCTTCTCGACGGACTCGTCTGCCGCAGGATCGGGCGGATTGGGCGTTTCTGTCCGTGGAGGAGTTGGCGGGATTGCTCCGATCTAGAGCCGTCTCTTCGGAAACGCTGACGACCTATTTCTTGGATCGGCTGAAGCGGTATGGACCCTCGTTGCATTGCGTGGTGACTTTGACCGAGCAGCGCGCCCTCGAATCTGCGCGCCGGGCTGATCGCGAGATTCGGTCGGGTCGCTGGCGCGGACCCCTGCACGGGGTTCCGTATGGGGTGAAGGACCTATTGGACGTGGCTGGGTTTCCGTCGACCTGGGGGATTTCGCTCCGAACGAATTCGGTCGCCGCGGCCGATGCCACGGTGGTGGAGAAGCTCGACGCCGCTGGCGCCGTTCTGGTGGCCAAGCTGAGCCTGGGCGAGTTGGCGATGGGAGATGTTTGGTATGGTGGCTTAACCCGCAATCCCTGGAAACCTGCGACCGGCTCGTCGGGTTCCTCCGCGGGTTCGGCGAGCGCGGTGGCGGCCGGTCTGGTTCCGTTCGCGATCGGCTCGGAGACTCTGGGCTCCATTGTTTCGCCGTCGACGGTCTGCGGGGTGACGGGTCTTCGCCCGACCTTTGGGCGCGTGAGCCGCAGCGGGGCGATGATGCTGTGCTTTTCGCTGGATAAGCTGGGACCCCTGGCGCGTTCGGCCTGGGATTGCGCCTTGGTTTTGGAGGTGATTCGGGGATCGGACGGTCGTGATATGTCGGTCATCGACGCGCCGTTCTCGGCGGCGAGGCGGCGAGATCCACGCCGACTTCGGATCGGGTATCTGGCCGAAGACTTGGAGAAACCCTACGCCAATCGCACCAATGACCAGAACACGCTGGAAACGTTGCGGGCTTTGGGCCTGACGCTGAAACCGGTCACCCTGCCGAAATGTCCGAAGGGAGTTTTGTATAGTCTGCTCGCGGCGGAAGCCGCCATGGCTTTTGACGAGCTGACCCGGCAGAATCAGGACGACCGGCTCGTGCAGCAGGACGCCGGGAGCTGGCCAAACACCTTTCGCAGCGCTCGGTTCATCACCGCCGTCGACTACCTTCAGGCGGGCCGGATTCGTGCCCGATTGATGGAAGACTTCCAGCGACTGTTCTCCGAGGTCGATGTGGTCGTGGCCCCGAGCTGGAGAGGGAATCAGCTGCTGTACAGCAACATGACCGGTCACCCGTGTGTGGTGGTTCCGAATGGAGAGATGGGCCAGGGGCCGCCGCCCAGCGTCTGTTTCCTGTCGGGGCTATTTCGGGAAGCGGATGCCCTGACGGTGGCGCAAGTGTATCAGGAGTCCACCGAATGGAATCGTCGACGTCCTGATCTGACTGGGGTGAAGTAGGGTGTCGACTGCGAGAACGGGTTCAAGCTTCTGCGAAAAGAGCCGACTGATATTCTGACTAGGGTGAAGCCGTTCAACCTGACCAGCAGCAAGCATGGCGTTTTCAATATGAGCGAACTTTCGGGCAAGATTGCGGACATGGTTGAGCAGTCGGTGCTTTCGGTTTTTGGAACCATGGCGAACTTGTCCGGGGAGCCCGTCTCAAAAGCTGAGGATGCGACTGACATTCAGCTGAACGGCGTGGGAGGCTTTGTCAACTTTGCCGGACCTTTGAGTGGGGCAGTCTACCTGTTGATGTCAGAGCAGACCGCGAGGCAGGTGACCGCAAACATGCTGGGGACGGATGAGGTGGGAGCTGGAGAAATCAAGGATGTTGTCGGTGAACTCACCAACATGGTTGCAGGAGGGCTGAAGAATCAGCTGGCGACCGCCGGCCTGGACTCCAGCCTGACGATCCCCACGTATATCATGGGAGAGAATTCTCGAATTTCCGTCCGGAACACCTCGGTGGCCACCAAGAACGTGATTCGGCTGCCAGGCATTCTGGATCACGTCCAGGTCCGGGTTCTGGCTCGAAAGATGCCCTAGCAACCTGTCGGACTTGTCCCGACCGGACGTGAGTCCGGCTTCGAACCTCCTTTGTGCTAAAGAATGTCGTAGGAAACGTCGCGACAGGCTGCTAGATATTTTTCCTGCGGAAAAGAGCCGATCTGCTGATGGTTTCCTTGGAGATGGAGCGGGGCAACGCCGTCGAGCTTTGCACGGGTCCCCGCTAGATGGCACTGCGTGCTGGGAGACTGGACATCAAGGACTTCCATACTCTGTTCCTGGAGAATTCCACAGAAACCTAAGACGGAAGTATTAACCACGGATTTCTCGGATGACTCGGATGGACACCAGTTGCTCTTCCTCTCTGCGCTCCTCCGCGCTCTCCGCGCCTCCGCGAGAAAAGATCCCTCCCCGGACGCGGAAGGACTGCCGGCATCTCTCGCGGAGGCGCGGAGAGCGCGGAGAGGAAAGAGTTCAGGGAAAGTCTGCGCCGGTTCGTACGTGGACGAGACGTTGTTTGGTGAGCTGGATTTTGGTCTCGAGCAGCTCCCGGTTTTCCAGGCCCTTCTGCCGTAGCTCTGCCTCCAGTTCCTGTATTTTTCGCTCGTAGGCGTTCAGCCGAACCTCGATGGGAGCCTGCAGGTCTGAGAGCCGTTGTTCGAGGGTGGCGAGTTCCTCGGCGGCGCACAGGTGAAGCAGGCGATCTTGGTGTCGGTCGGTCAGCAGCCGCTGGACAACTTTCTCACGCAACACTTCGGTGAGCTGAGGGGGCAGGATCTTCTGACCCCGCTTTCGATGGTCATTGGACTCCTCCAGTGCGGCCAAGGCGAGGAGCCGCTCTGCGGCGGGCTTGCGGCGGAGGAGCAGGGAAATCAAAAAGACCAAGGTCAGAGCGAGAAGGCCTGCCATCAGCCAGCGGGCGAGGTCGTGTGTTTGTTGGGCCTGACGTTGGGCATCGGAGGTCCGGGCTTTGAGTTGGTCCAGTTCCTTACCCGAGAGGCGTTCCGTGGTATCGAGCCGCGACTTCAGATCCTCGAGTTGGCGAAGGGCGCGTTGGAGCGACTCTGGGTTTCCCGCGGCCGCCGAGGCGGGCTGACGGTCAGGAAAGAGTGCCTGTCTCAGGCCGGGAAGGGGCTGTTGCGTTTGGCCATCCCAGTAGCGTTGAAGCTGTCCCCAATCCGACACGGCCCACCCCAATCCACTTTCCTCCAGTGCGCTGCGCCAGGCTGCGTAATAGCGGGCACGGGAGCCTGGCTCGATACGGCTATCACAACCTAGTTCGGCAAAATAGACTGGTCGTCGGTAGTGTTCCGCCCACCGAGCGGCCCACTGGGCCTGGTGCAGGAGAGGTTGGGGGCCGCAGGGGTTTCGATCGGTGGGTGTGCGCTGGTAGCGCGCCAGCCATTCTTGAACGTTCAAGTCCAGGCCGGCCACCGACCCCGCGGAGAGCGCTGGTTGAGCCGGACCGGGAAACTGGATTCCGGTGAGACGATTTAAAGCGGGGGTGCCGAAGGCTTGTTGGCTGAAAAACTCCGGCTCTCGGCTGCTCAGCGAGGCGATCCAGTTGCGCTCGCCTTCGGGTGGAAGCAGCCGAGCCAGCTCGGCGGGGTTGCCTCGGCGTCCGGGGCTGCACAGGACGGTGCGAGCAAGGCTTCCCCGACGGATTTCTCGAATGACTTCAGCATAGATGGGGTTGAGCGACGGCGTATCGGCTTGGTTGTCGGCTGGGTTCAGCAGTTCATAGGCGATGGTGGCCGGGAAATCGACATAGTGGCTGGAGACTTGGGACCATATTGCCTTGAAGCGAGCGGTTTCCGCGGAAGGATCCGCGTAGAAGGCGTCGAAATCATGCCAGCTGATCACCACGGCGAGGTTGTGCTTGGCGGCCTCGGCGATCAGAAGGTCCAGTCGTGCCAGTGCCTCCGCGGAAACCCGAAACTCGGGCGCCTTGCCGGCCAGGGCGTGCCAGGGCAGGGTGATTCGCACGTGGTCGAAGCCCTCGCGCTGGATTTGTTGTAGCTCGCCGCTACGGGCCATGGCATTGCCAAGCCCCTGCTTAACCGTGTCGGAGGTGCCGATCAAAGAGATCCCCTTGGCGAGAAGCTGAGCGCTCCGGTGAGCCGGCGTCTCTTGATTCTCCAGTGGAGTGGGGATCTCGACCGTCGGGGGCACTACCGGCCGTGCCGCGAAGCGCATGGTCACCGGGGTATCCCGGTCGACCTGGATTCCGAATTCGTAGCGTTGCCGGAACCAGGACCGGACGGGAAGGCGGAGCAGGCTCTGGGTCTCCGGGGTGAAGGTTGCCCCTTGCAGGTCAATGGCTTCCCAGGAAATTTCTTCCTGAAAGAGCGCCTCTTTCTCGTGGGGAACTTTCTCGTAAAATCCTAGTAATGAAATTGTTACGATTCCTTTCCCGCGAGGTAGGAACTGCAGGGAGATCTCGTTCGTGGAGAACAGGGTGAGCGGAAAGGTAGCTGAAAAAGCCCGGTTTTGTTCGGTTTTTCTGAGCCAGCCGATGCGGCTGACCGTACCGAACCCTTGGAGGACTTCCGGTTGCTGCAGGGCGACCACTTCGGGGGTGCCATAGACATCCAAGCGGGCTTCGGGC from the Verrucomicrobiales bacterium genome contains:
- a CDS encoding TolC family protein codes for the protein MKIFAIMCLSLVLVSPRIGAASAAEAEVWTLARLIAHAQTNSPDARIAVHRMRAARAGVAQANAGLWPQLQLQSSYTRTDNPMQVFGSLLNQRAFGNSLDFNHVPDVDNLNLRGVLTYPLYTGGRTRAGREGAKARSEMAEAQAEQVRHTLAFEVARTFYTVHKTRSVVEVAEAGLKSFEGHLQVARQRLQSGAILRSEVLDLQVRVAQAREELVRSRNAHAIAEHALCNLLGMDPGALSLEGTVMELPPPADGDASRRPEWRVIQALRRSADQEVLRARAGYQPRVSAFGSLDSDSGWKTDGNGRSYTAGLMVQWDVWDGKLTQSRVAEARANADAVQEQEQKLRLSIDFELAEARVQLEGATERLAVSGAAIAQAEESVALSRARFEQGLALGLQLTDAQTALTTARVRQVEARADQRIAIAALRRALGLSQVAPVP
- a CDS encoding efflux RND transporter periplasmic adaptor subunit, with translation MKPNLLLALSALALLALGTGCRHHEPNPGSTETLPSALVTVHRLEARETELIEETMGTVRSKRQARIEAKVSGRVLEVLVVVGQTVRAGEVLVRLEVSETRARLEQARAVDEQARNDFRRMASLLERQAATPAEFESIQARARAAAAAVKELESLAGNGEIAAPFDAVVTSKSVETGDLAMPGKLLFELEDPQAMRLEVQVGESLIRHLQAGQALPVRAPSWDGPLQGVVSEISPAADPASRTLLVKLDLPPTPGLRSGAFARVDLPGGKAKSLRVPSVAVIPRGQLELVFVAAEGHARLRLVKSGRVSGAETELLAGVSAGESVVVEGASGLRDGQPITVQP
- a CDS encoding efflux RND transporter permease subunit → MSQSSSQSTPVPGIAGRVAAMFLDSKLTPLVVLASVLLGLAAVVLLPREEEPQIKVPMIDVMVAMPGASAQEVEERATRPMEKLLWEIPGVEYVYSTSRTEESLVIVRFKVGQDPELSLARLSEKLRSNFDRIPPGVSFPLIKPKSIDDVPILALTFHSSRYDHLTLGRLAAQVDDAVKQVPLVAETMLIGGVRRQLRVILDPLRLAARQLSLTDLAPILRQANRQSRSGELISGDRTILIETGGFLRSAAEVASVVVGVSGGRPVYLRDVASIQDGAEEPASYVFFGRGREEDRPAVTLSVAKRPGVNAIEVADAVLRKVDQLKGVIIPADVEVSITRHYGETAAEKSNELLFHMAIAVVSVSLLILFTLGWRESIVVAVAIPSTLALTLLVFYLQGFTLNRITLFALIFSIGILVDDAIVVVENLVRHFRLPENHSRDRFVVAAEAVGEVGNPTILATFAVIAAVLPMAFVGGLMGPYMRPIPVGASAAMFWSLLIAFVVTPWAAVRLLKLRGHGQTAVDTGEEARPPTSAEAHPEDGFTRFYRRVMVPLLMKRGWRYGFLGVISLLLLGAMAMVPLGWVKVKMLPFDNKSEFQIILNMPEGSVLERTAQAAREIAAVVRQEPEVLDCQVYAGTASPFNFNGLVRHYFMRRGPNVADVQVNLVSKHRRSAQSHEVAKRVRLRIADVVRRYGARVAVAEVPPGPPVLQTLVAEIYGPSEKVREALAAKVRDLFARTEGVVDVDWYREADQARVRFVVDREKAAMHGISAEQVAQALKIAAGTEVVDLLHDPVEKRDVSLVLELPRSARQTPEDLLGLRLRAQRSSGSSEGPLVPLRELVRLEHGVAEKSIYHKNLMPVTYVIGDVAGAVESPVYAIFQMNEALRQWDMREMGGQVKDLVLLNAAQPFTDGLPTLKWDGEWHITLEVFHDLGLAFAAVLVLIYVLMVGWFKSFITPLIVMVAIPFSLVGILPAHAAMGAFFTATSMIGFMAGAGIVVRNSIILVDFIELRLSHGLSLADAVVDAGAVRFRPMLLTAMAVVVGAAVILADPIFQGLAIALMAGEIASLLISRMAVPIFYYWVHARTFSPRSQDASRGA
- a CDS encoding amidase, giving the protein MKSLGSSYAGFYQRMLLGIALLLSLTGGREIQGAQPALAEEDVVGASRLAGLEFSEAEVHLMMARLQDHLSAVVEMRGSSLALPQMPALRFDPRPPGFVMPAAESVSSWQPSRRTRLPQDRADWAFLSVEELAGLLRSRAVSSETLTTYFLDRLKRYGPSLHCVVTLTEQRALESARRADREIRSGRWRGPLHGVPYGVKDLLDVAGFPSTWGISLRTNSVAAADATVVEKLDAAGAVLVAKLSLGELAMGDVWYGGLTRNPWKPATGSSGSSAGSASAVAAGLVPFAIGSETLGSIVSPSTVCGVTGLRPTFGRVSRSGAMMLCFSLDKLGPLARSAWDCALVLEVIRGSDGRDMSVIDAPFSAARRRDPRRLRIGYLAEDLEKPYANRTNDQNTLETLRALGLTLKPVTLPKCPKGVLYSLLAAEAAMAFDELTRQNQDDRLVQQDAGSWPNTFRSARFITAVDYLQAGRIRARLMEDFQRLFSEVDVVVAPSWRGNQLLYSNMTGHPCVVVPNGEMGQGPPPSVCFLSGLFREADALTVAQVYQESTEWNRRRPDLTGVK
- a CDS encoding chemotaxis protein CheX, encoding MKPFNLTSSKHGVFNMSELSGKIADMVEQSVLSVFGTMANLSGEPVSKAEDATDIQLNGVGGFVNFAGPLSGAVYLLMSEQTARQVTANMLGTDEVGAGEIKDVVGELTNMVAGGLKNQLATAGLDSSLTIPTYIMGENSRISVRNTSVATKNVIRLPGILDHVQVRVLARKMP
- a CDS encoding cellulase family glycosylhydrolase → MQIQRTAVALLLWFAQMLVLAQPHGPARLAPEARLDVYGTPEVVALQQPEVLQGFGTVSRIGWLRKTEQNRAFSATFPLTLFSTNEISLQFLPRGKGIVTISLLGFYEKVPHEKEALFQEEISWEAIDLQGATFTPETQSLLRLPVRSWFRQRYEFGIQVDRDTPVTMRFAARPVVPPTVEIPTPLENQETPAHRSAQLLAKGISLIGTSDTVKQGLGNAMARSGELQQIQREGFDHVRITLPWHALAGKAPEFRVSAEALARLDLLIAEAAKHNLAVVISWHDFDAFYADPSAETARFKAIWSQVSSHYVDFPATIAYELLNPADNQADTPSLNPIYAEVIREIRRGSLARTVLCSPGRRGNPAELARLLPPEGERNWIASLSSREPEFFSQQAFGTPALNRLTGIQFPGPAQPALSAGSVAGLDLNVQEWLARYQRTPTDRNPCGPQPLLHQAQWAARWAEHYRRPVYFAELGCDSRIEPGSRARYYAAWRSALEESGLGWAVSDWGQLQRYWDGQTQQPLPGLRQALFPDRQPASAAAGNPESLQRALRQLEDLKSRLDTTERLSGKELDQLKARTSDAQRQAQQTHDLARWLMAGLLALTLVFLISLLLRRKPAAERLLALAALEESNDHRKRGQKILPPQLTEVLREKVVQRLLTDRHQDRLLHLCAAEELATLEQRLSDLQAPIEVRLNAYERKIQELEAELRQKGLENRELLETKIQLTKQRLVHVRTGADFP